One region of Myxocyprinus asiaticus isolate MX2 ecotype Aquarium Trade chromosome 38, UBuf_Myxa_2, whole genome shotgun sequence genomic DNA includes:
- the nectin1a gene encoding nectin cell adhesion molecule 1a isoform X1 yields the protein MFLNLVLPLMATLLTAGVHGQMVQMDSSKSGFVGSQVELRCQFVNSNPPVKISQVTWQKLVNGTKQNVAIANPALGVSVLPPFKERVRFKNPAVRQRTPSLEDTTIVFNKLRLSDESTYICEYTTFPAGNRENMVNLTVYARPMIQMSLSTPSIVAGSKDLKMTVATCVSANGKPPSVITWETELDGESNTQEIRNLDGTVTVRSDYLVVPSREIHQQLLTCVSTYNDEQFTESVMLNIQYEPEVIIEGFDGNWYLNRENVQLTCLADANPPISLFQWRYLNGSLPTTVEVRDDVLMFKEPVTYDIAGTYICDASNSIGTGSASTEVTVTEFPSYPGEMFQEQHQVSTVIGGAVVCGTVLLAAITLLVVFVYRRRCMFKGDYSTKKQILGNGYSNAGSLPQHPSQSLTFSDDSDEEMKKLELYRGSSILGVNVQEFHSCHDRRIKAYHTGVFEEHERYGCNEQTYIYDYGSEVEVSVDMVPQTDGSVISKEEWYV from the exons ATGTTTCTGAATTTGGTGCTTCCACTGATGGCTACCCTTTTGACAGCAG GTGTTCATGGTCAGATGGTTCAGATGGACAGCAGTAAGTCAGGATTTGTGGGCTCACAGGTAGAGCTACGCTGTCAGTTTGTCAACAGCAACCCACCTGTAAAGATCTCCCAGGTCACATGGCAGAAATTAGTAAATGGCACCAAGCAAAACGTGGCCATCGCCAATCCTGCTCTGGGTGTGTCAGTGCTGCCACCCTTCAAAGAGCGTGTGCGCTTCAAAAACCCTGCTGTTCGCCAGCGCACCCCTTCTCTGGAGGACACCACCATAGTCTTTAACAAACTAAGACTGTCTGATGAATCTACCTACATCTGCGAGTACACAACCTTCCCAGCAGGCAACAGGGAGAACATGGTCAATCTCACTGTTTACG CTCGCCCTATGATCCAGATGAGTCTTTCCACACCCTCTATAGTTGCGGGATCCAAAGACCTGAAGATGACTGTTGCCACATGCGTTTCAGCCAATGGGAAGCCACCCAGTGTGATCACATGGGAAACTGAATTGGATGGAGAATCCAACACCCAGGAGATCCGCAACCTTGATGGGACCGTCACAGTACGCAGCGATTACTTGGTGGTTCCCAGTCGAGAAATACACCAACAGCTGCTCACCTGCGTCTCCACGTATAATGACGAACAATTCACAGAGAGTGTAATGCTCAACATTCAGT ATGAACCAGAGGTGATAATAGAGGGTTTTGATGGGAATTGGTATTTGAACAGAGAAAATGTTCAGCTCACATGCCTGGCTGATGCCAACCCACCCATCTCTTTGTTTCAGTGGAGATA CTTGAACGGTTCTCTGCCGACTACAGTGGAGGTCCGAGATGATGTGTTGATGTTTAAAGAACCTGTTACCTATGACATTGCGGGCACATACATCTGTGATGCCTCCAACAGCATTGGGACAGGATCTGCATCCACTGAGGTCACCGTCACAG AATTCCCTAGTTACCCAGGTGAGATGTTTCAGGAGCAACATCAAGTGAGTACTGTCATTGGTGGAGCTGTAGTGTGTGGCACAGTTCTTTTGGCAGCCATTACTCTCCTGGTAGTGTTTGTCTATCGGCGGAGATGCATGTTTAAAGGAGATTACAGTACAAAGAAGCAAATCCTTGGGAATGGCTACAGCAACGCTGGCAGCCTGCCCCAGCATCCCTCTCAAAGCCTGACCTTCTCCGACGACTCAGATGAAGAGATGAAGAAGCTCGAACTTTATAGAGGCTCCAGTATATTAGGAGTAAATGTTCAGGAGTTCCACAGCTGTCATGATAGGAGAATAAAGGCCTACCACACAGGGGTTTTTGAGGAGCATGAGAGATATGGATGCAATGAGCAGACTTATATTTATGATTATGGATCGGAGGTGGAAGTCTCAGTGGACATGGTTCCTCAAACGGATGGCTCTGTCATCTCCAAAGAAGAGTGGTATGTGTAG